Within Sorangiineae bacterium MSr11367, the genomic segment AAGGGGTTCGCCCCCGCCAAGGCCGATCTCGAGGCGATCGCCAAAGCAAAGACCCTCGCCGACATCGTCAAGCTGATGGGACGGCCCGATCTCCCGGTCAAGACGCCGATCGACATGGAGGTCGTCCTCGACGAAAAGAACCCCGATCGCTACGTCGTCGGCGTCAGCCAAGGCGGCCTCGGCTTGCCCGATCGCGAGTTCTATCTAAAGAAGGATAAGCAGTTCGAGGAAATCCGAACGAAGTACCTGGCGCACATCGCCAAGGTGCTCGCGATGGTCGGTGACAAGCAGGCCGCCGCCAACGCCAAGGCGATCCTCGCGCTCGAGACGCAGATTGCCGAGCGCCACTGGCCCATCGCCGAGCGCCGGGAGCGCGAAAAGACCTACAACCCGCGGACGATTGCCGAGCTGCAAAAGGAAGCCCCGCAGTTCCCGTGGAAGGTGTACCTCGACGCGCAGGGTTACGGCAGCGAACCGTCCGTGATCGTGGCAGAGAACACCGCCGTCGTGAAGCTGGCGCAGCTTTTCCCCACGACCCCCGTCCCCACGTGGAAGGTGTACCTCACGTACCACTTCTTGAGGGCATCGGCCGACGTGCTGCCGACCCAGCTCGACGACGAGGTGTTCGACTTCACCGGCCGCACCCTCAACGGCCAGCCGCAGCAGCGCGAACGCTGGAAGCGTGGCGTGGGCGCCGTCAACGGCGCGCTGGGAGACGCTGTCGGTGAGCTGTACGTCGCCCGCTTCTTCCAGCCCAAGGCCAAGGCGGAGATGGACCGTCTCGTCGAGAATCTGCGCAAGGGATACGCGGCGCGGATTCAGTCGGTGGACTGGATGACCCCGGAGACGAAGAAGGTCGCGCTGGAGAAGCTGGCCACCTTCCGCCCGAAGATTGGATATCCGACGAAGTGGAAAAACTACGCGGCACTCCAAGTCGCCGCGGGCGATGCCTTCGGGAACAAGCGTCGCAGCCAGGTATGGCATCATGAATACGAGCGGGCGAAGCTGGGCAAGCCGAGCGATCGCGACGAATGGTTCATGACACCGCAGACGGTGAATGCCTATTACAATGCGACGTTCAACGAAATCGTCTTTCCGGCGGCGATCCTCCAGCCGCCGTTCTTCGACCCGGAGGCCGATCCCGCGGTCAACTACGGCGGCATCGGCGGGGTCATCGGCCACGAAATGGGGCACGGCTTCGACGACCAGGGCGCCAAGTCGGACGCGAAGGGCGTGCTGCGCACGTGGTGGAGCCAGGCCGATATCGAGGCCTTCAAGAAGCGCACGGATGCTTTGGCCGAGCAGTACTCGGCATTCGAACCGCTCCCCGGCATCAAGGTGAATGGCCGGCTCACGCTCGGCGAGAACATCGGAGACGTGGGCGGTCTCACCGTCGCATACCAGGCATATCAGCTCTCTCTCGAAGGAAAGCCCGCGCCCGCGCTCGACGGTTACAGCAGCGATCAGCGCTTCTTCCTGAGCTGGGCCCAAGTGTGGCGCGCCCTCTACCGCGATCAGGCGCTCCGCAACCAGGTCCTCACCGACCCACACTCGCCGGCGACCTATCGGGTCAACGGCGTCGTTCGCAACCTCGACGCCTGGTACAAAGCCTTCGACGTCAAATCCGACGATGCTCTGTATTTGCCACCCGAGAAGCGCGTGAAAATCTGGTGAGTCGCAGCCGCAGCCACCCGTGAAACCCCCGGCCTTTGCCGGGGGGGGCTGGTGTTGCGACAACGGTGATTTGCGGATACCCAGCCGTTTACGACGACTTGACCCCAAGCACGCGCGCGTCGAGAATGCGCTGCATGGACGGGCAGCGGAACGGAGCGGTCGGGGATGGACGTGCTGCAGGTGTCCAGGTTTTGGCAGGTCTGGCCGATCTGGCGATAACCCAACTGTCACAACGTGCGCGTCAGATCGGGAAGCTGTTGGGGCGTGCGGATCTCAAGGAGCTCGTGCACGACGGGCACGAGGAACTGAGGGCGCGCGGCGAGCTGGCGCTCAAGCGATACGGCAACGCGCCCGAACCTCATCTCGAGGTCCTGGCCCAGCGGGTCATCGCACGCAAGAATCGCGATGGCGCATGACCAGCAGGCCTTCAAGGCTAGGATCGACCGCGCACTGGACGATTTCGCACGAGAAGAAACCTCGAAGCTGATCGCCATCGACGAGGACCTCGCCCCCATGGCCACGCAGCTGCGCTCGGCCGTATCAGGAGGCAAGCGCCTCCGCGCTGCTTTTTGCTACTGGGGGTGGAGGGCCGCAGGGCAAGACGACAGCGAAGAAATGATCCGCGCCGCGGCTGCCGTGGAATTGGTCCACGCTGCCGCCATCGTCCATGATGATATCATCGACGAAAGCCCTACCCGACGGGGGCTTCCAACGGTGCACGTCGCTTTCGAGGCAACCGTAGCAGGCGCGGGCCGGCGGGCAAAGCGTCATGCCCTTGGTTTGGCCATGCTGGTCGGTGACCTCTTGATGGCCTGGGCCGGACAGCTCTTCACCTCGTGCGGATTGCCTTCGGCCTTCCTCGCGCGAACGCAGTCCTTATGGCCGGTGATGAGCCGCGAGCTCGTGGCCGGGGAATGCCTGGAAATATTGAGCACGGCCCGTCCGCCGCGAATGGATCGCGTGCTCGACATCGTGCGGCTCAAGACGGCCAAATATACGGTCGAGCGGCCGCTGCACATTGGTGGTGTGCTCGGCGGGGCATCGAAGGCGCTCCTCTCGGCCTTTACGGCATATGCCATTCCGCTTGGAGAAGCATTTCAACTTCGAGACGATCTCCTCGGCGTATTCGGCAGTCCGACGAGCACTGGAAAGTCAAATCAGGACGATCTGATCGGATACAAGCCAACATCGGTGCTCGCCATCGCGTTGTCGATGGCGCATCCCGTCGACCGGGAGGAGCTGGAAATCCTGCTCGGCCGCGGTGTTTTGGACCTCGAGCAACT encodes:
- a CDS encoding peptidase M13, which encodes MSRNRLFLCLSALACMASCADPAPPPATAVAAKPVEATTPAPPPAPPRGKPKLGTFGIDVAGADPSIKAGKDFYSFAGGRWAKETQIPADRSRWGVFDQLREEADANVRKILDEQAQAKSTKGDNAQKVGDFYAAYLDTAAIDKKGFAPAKADLEAIAKAKTLADIVKLMGRPDLPVKTPIDMEVVLDEKNPDRYVVGVSQGGLGLPDREFYLKKDKQFEEIRTKYLAHIAKVLAMVGDKQAAANAKAILALETQIAERHWPIAERREREKTYNPRTIAELQKEAPQFPWKVYLDAQGYGSEPSVIVAENTAVVKLAQLFPTTPVPTWKVYLTYHFLRASADVLPTQLDDEVFDFTGRTLNGQPQQRERWKRGVGAVNGALGDAVGELYVARFFQPKAKAEMDRLVENLRKGYAARIQSVDWMTPETKKVALEKLATFRPKIGYPTKWKNYAALQVAAGDAFGNKRRSQVWHHEYERAKLGKPSDRDEWFMTPQTVNAYYNATFNEIVFPAAILQPPFFDPEADPAVNYGGIGGVIGHEMGHGFDDQGAKSDAKGVLRTWWSQADIEAFKKRTDALAEQYSAFEPLPGIKVNGRLTLGENIGDVGGLTVAYQAYQLSLEGKPAPALDGYSSDQRFFLSWAQVWRALYRDQALRNQVLTDPHSPATYRVNGVVRNLDAWYKAFDVKSDDALYLPPEKRVKIW
- a CDS encoding polyprenyl synthetase family protein — its product is MAHDQQAFKARIDRALDDFAREETSKLIAIDEDLAPMATQLRSAVSGGKRLRAAFCYWGWRAAGQDDSEEMIRAAAAVELVHAAAIVHDDIIDESPTRRGLPTVHVAFEATVAGAGRRAKRHALGLAMLVGDLLMAWAGQLFTSCGLPSAFLARTQSLWPVMSRELVAGECLEILSTARPPRMDRVLDIVRLKTAKYTVERPLHIGGVLGGASKALLSAFTAYAIPLGEAFQLRDDLLGVFGSPTSTGKSNQDDLIGYKPTSVLAIALSMAHPVDREELEILLGRGVLDLEQLDRVREIMQRSGARQHVESMIEERAAAAVRTIERTRLPSDASSALQSLVSAVVTRES